A genomic stretch from Lathyrus oleraceus cultivar Zhongwan6 chromosome 2, CAAS_Psat_ZW6_1.0, whole genome shotgun sequence includes:
- the LOC127123880 gene encoding uncharacterized protein LOC127123880, whose product MVNRYQDADEVIHRVRRENMMENDLTTMIERIMAQNGLNTGLRRSNYSSPLSEYVLQTELPRGCKIPKFTKFLGDTSESTIEYIARYMTEAGDFANSENLRMKYFPSSLTKNAFTWFTTLPPNSIDTWPHLERLLHEQFYMGQTKISLKELASIKRKFTEPIYDYLNKFRLLKSRCFTIVPKHELVEMAAGGLDYSIRKKLDT is encoded by the coding sequence ATGGTTAATAGATACCAGGATGCAGACGAAGTAATTCATAGGGTTAGGCGAGAAAACATGATGGAAAATGACTTAACTACTATGATAGAGAGAATCATGGCCCAGAATGGTCTGAATACAGGACTTCGACGGTCAAATTATTCCTCTCCTTTATCAGAATACGTCCTACAAACTGAATTACCAAGGGGTTGTAAAatccctaagttcaccaaattcttAGGGGATACTAGTGAATCCACTATAGAATACATAGCCAGATACATGACTGAGGCAGGGGATTTTGCAAACAGTGAGAACCTAAGAATGAAATATTTCCCCAGTTCTTTAACGAAGAATGCCTTCACGTGGTTTACAACTTTGCCACCAAATTCCATAGATACTTGGCCTCATTTGGAAAGATTGCttcatgaacaattctacatgggccAAACTAAGATAAGTCTTAAGGAATTAGCCAGTATCAAAAGAAAATTCACTGAACCTATATATGATTATCTGAATAAGTTCCGTTTATTGAAATCTAGATGCTTTACAATAGTGCCTaaacatgagttggtcgaaatggccgctggAGGTTTAGACTATTCCATTAGGAAAAAGTTAGATACCTAG
- the LOC127120751 gene encoding uncharacterized protein LOC127120751: protein MRGLVALLLLRAKNRFKPMYPVNGSRGILATSTPKKQDKNESGEIGLATKEMIDPIVAYSRPPPLPPVIGPLVALSLLDTWWNRKADDDGK, encoded by the exons ATGCGTGGACTCGTTGCACTTCTACTGCTGCGTGCCAAAAACAGGTTCAAGCCAATGTACCCAGTGAATGGATCACGAG GTATATTGGCGACATCAACACCTAAAAAACAAGATAAGAATGAATCTGGCGAAATCGGGCTAGCAACTAAAGAGATGATTGACCCTATAGTCGCCTATAGCCGGCCTCCCCCACTTCCTCCTGTTATAGGACCTTTGGTTGCTCTCTCACTGTTGGATACATGGTGGAACCGCAAAGCCGATGATGACGGCAAGTGA
- the LOC127120750 gene encoding uncharacterized protein LOC127120750, protein MDVIEKFPTRAFHHYPRINSDIKRRLTLGFLPSKRTCNLHKKMEIQQRSLCFKKNVQNKTWDSNRISAILPNKGPKSGQNSMSPAEIVDHFYTCINEKELQQLDECISQDACFYDYTFINPFQGKKEVMHFLQQLTSGMGQNVKFRVRNICEGDDLTVAAKWHLEWKNERIPFTRGCSFFQLAKVEESVTIRSAEIFIESLVKPGSIVLTMLKTVTSLFDDFPKATEWFLRRPHSILIWMLKIYNIFVAPFLNPILDGYIKLWSFMIRLISYAFSVAMFISKNIFK, encoded by the exons ATGGATGTTATAGAAAAATTCCCAACCAGAGCTTTCCACCATTATCCGAGAATAAACTCAGACATCAAAAGGAGACTCACCCTCGGATTTTTGCCAAGCAAAAGAACATGCAACTTGCACAAAAAGATGGAGATACAACAAAGAAGTTTATGTTTCAAGAAGAATGTCCAAAACAAAACTTGGGATAGCAATAGAATTTCAGCCATATTACCAAACAAAGGCCCCAAATCTGGGCAAAATTCAATGTCTCCGGCAGAGATAGTAGATCACTTCTACACATGTATCAATGAGAAAGAGCTGCAACAATTGGATGAATGCATATCTCAAGATGCCTGCTTTTATGACTATACCTTCATCAATCCATTTCAAGGAAAGAAG GAAGTGATGCATTTCTTACAGCAGCTTACTTCTGGTATGGGCCAGAATGTGAAATTCAGAGTGAGAAACATATGCGAGGGAGATGATTTAACTGTCGCGGCAAAATGGCATTTGG AATGGAAGAACGAACGAATCCCATTCACCAGAGGCTGCAGTTTCTTCCAGTTAGCAAAAGTAGAAGAAAGTGTGACAATTAG GAGCGCTGAGATATTTATCGAATCACTAGTCAAACCAGGAAGCATAGTTTTG ACCATGTTGAAGACTGTGACCTCATTGTTTGATGACTTTCCAAAAGCAACAGAAT GGTTTTTAAGAAGACCTCATTCAATACTAATATGGATGTTGAAAATTTACAACATATTTGTAGCACCTTTCCTTAATCCAATACTAGATGGCTACATAAAGCTATGGAGCTTCATGATACGATTGATTAGCTATGCATTCAGTGTTGCTATGTTTATTTCTAAGAATATATTTAAGTAG